The region CGTCAGCACAAACTTCTTGAACTCATTGGAGAGAGATAATGGCGAAGCCGCCTGCTCGCAAGCCTAAGAAGAAGGTTTGCGTGTTCTGCAAGGAGAAGATCTCCTACGTCGACTACAAGGACACGAACCTGCTGCGGAAGTTCATCTCCGACCGCGGCAAGATCCGTGCCCGCCGGGTCACCGGCAACTGCACTCAGCACCAGCGTGACGTCGCCACGGCCGTGAAGAACAGCCGTGAGATGGCGCTGCTGCCCTACACGTCCACCGCGCGATAAGGGAAGGGTGACCGAATCATGAAGATCATCCTCACCCACGAGGTCTCCGGCCTCGGCACCGCCGGCGACGTCGTTGACGTCAAGGACGGGTACGCCCGTAACTACCTGGTCCCGCGTGGTTTCGCGATCCGCTGGACCAAGGGTGGCGAGAAGGACGTCGAGCAGATCCGCCGCGGTCGCAAGATCCGCGAGATCGCCACGATCGAGCAGGCCAACGAGATCAAGGGCCGGCTCGAGGGCGTCAACGTGAAGCTGGCCGTTCGCGCCGGCGACGCGGGCCGCCTGTTCGGCTCCGTCACCCCGGCCGACGTCGCCTCGGCGATCAAGGCTGCCGGTGGCCCGGACGTCGACAAGCGTCGCGTCGAGCTCGGTTCGCCGATCAAGACCCTGGGCGCGCACCAGATCTCCGTGCGTCTGCACGCCGAGGTCGTTGCGAAGCTCGGCGTCGAGGTCGTCGCCGCGTAATTGCCGCACCACGCCGAAGGGCCGCATCCCGTCACCGGGGTGCGGCCCTTCGCCGTGTTCGGGGCGCCGGCGGCCCGCTGTCAGTCCTCGTCCTGGGCGCGCCGGTAGAGCTTGGCGATGTCGTCGTCGAAGTACGCGGCGTAGGACACGTCGTCTTCGTCGCCGCCGCCTTCATGGCCGCCGAGGACGCCGATGACCGTGCCGGTGTGGCTCTTGGGGTCGTAGTCGGCCAGCCAGGGGCTGCCGCTCGTCCCGCCTTCGAAGTCGGTGCACTGGATACGCAGCTGGGTGTCGCTGTACTTCGTGGTGCGGTTCTGGCAGGAGATCGGGGTGTCACGGCTGGTCGGATAGCCCGTGATCTTGACCTCGTTGTGGAAGCCACGGTCGATGCCGAGGGTGTTGCCGCCCAGGACGTCCTGGATCTCCTTGCCCTTCTTCTTGTCGACCACGAGGAAGGCGACGTCGAGATCCTCGTCCTGCGACTTGGCCCAGCGGTCGTCGACGATCACCTTCTTGACCTTCCAGAGGCCGGTGGGCTCGTCCTTGTCGCGGTAGTCGGGGGCAAAGACCAGATCGTCCACGGTCGTCCCGGCGTCCGCGTCGAAGGCACAGTGCGCCGCGGTGATGAGCATGTTCCGGCCCGGGCTCTGGACCACGCTCGCCGTGCAGAAGTGGTCGCCGGAGTCGTCCTTCTCGAAGACCGCCCCGACCCGGGCGTTCTGCTCGGTTCTGCGCGGGGTGTACGCGCTGCCGTCGTCGGCCGGGGCCGTCGCGGCGGGATCCTGGTCCTGGGGATCTTGGCCGGCCTCGCCGGACTTGCCGAAGCTGCTGTGACCGCTGACGCGGTCGCTGCTCGTATCGGCTTCCTCGGAGGCATAGCCCACCACGGCAGCAGCCACGATGACGATGAACGTCAGGGGCAGCACGGACTTACTGGCAAGCGAGCGCACACGGTCATTATTGACACGCGCTGAGTGTTTGCGGGAGATGCTTCAGCGCGAGGCTCCGGTCACAATCCACCGGCCGGAGCGAGTGCGCAGCCACAGAGTCAGCATGCGGACGGTCATCATGAGGGCCATGGCCCACCACAGCGCCGCCAGTCCGCCGCCGAAGACGGGTACGGCCAGTGCGGCCGGGGCGAACAGCGCCAGCGTCACCACCATGGCCCGGGCGAGATACGGGCCGTCCCCCGCGCCCATCAGCACGCCGTCGAGGATGAAGACGACGCCGGAGACCGGCTGGGTCACGGCCACGACCAGGAGCGTGCTCAGCAGCGGGCCCTGCACGGCGGGGTCCGAGGTGAACAGGGGGATGAACAGGGGGCGGGCGAGCGCGACCAGCACGCCGAGGACCAGGCCGGAGGCGATGCCCCACTGGACCATGCGACGGCAGGCGGCCCTGGCACCGTCGCGGTCCTCGGCACCGAGGTAGCGGCCTATGATGGCCTGCCCGGCGATGGCGATGGCGTCCAGCGCGAAGGCCAGCAGGGACCACAGCGTGAGCACGATCTGGTGGGCGGCGACCTCGGCGTCGCCGAGCCGGGCGGCGACGGCGGTGGCGATCATCAGCACAGCGCGCAGCGAGAGCGTACGGACCAGCAGCGGGACGCCGGCCTGGGCCGAGGCGCGGATGCCCGCGGCATCGGGGCGCAGTGAGGCGCCGTGCCGGCGAGCGCCGCGGACGACCACGGCGAGGTAGACGGCGGCCATGCCGCACTGGGCGATGACCGTGCCCCAGGCGGAGCCCGCGATGCCGAGCCCGGCGCCGTAGACCAGGCAGACGTTGAGTGCGGCGTTGGCGGAGAAGCCGCCGATGGCGACGTAGAGCGGGGTCCGGGTGTCCTGGAGACCGCGGAGCACGCCGGTGGCGGCCAGCACGACGAGCATCGCGGGGATGCCGAGGGCGCTGATGCGCAGATACGTCGTCGCGTGCGGCGCGGCGGTGGCGGAGGCTCCGAAGGCCTCGACGAGCCAGGGCGCCGTGGGCAGCACGGCCGCGATGACGGCGGCGCCGAGCAGCAGGGCGAGCCAGATGCCGTCCATGCCCTGCCGGATGGCGGCGGGAAGGTCGCCGGCGCCGACCCTGCGGGCGACCGCCGCGGTGGTGGCGTAGGCGAGGAAGACGAAGACGGAGACGGCGGTGGTGAGCAGGGCGGCGGCGACGCCGAGGCCGGCGAGCTGCGGGGTGCCGAGGTGGCCGATGACGGCGCTGTCGACCATGACGAAGAGAGGTTCCGCGACCAGGGCGCCGAATGCGGGCAGGGCGAGGGCGATGATCTCGCGGTCATGGCGGCGGTCGGTGCGCCGCGGTGTCGCGGGAGCCTGGGTCATGCGCTCAATGTAATCGTCCACAGGTAAGAGATGCAAACCCCTTGCAGTCCTTACTTTCCGCTCTACGGAGGTGCCTTCCCTGCGCCGTTTGTCGTGATCTTGAACCGTGGGTGGAAGTTTTTCTTCCCCACAGCCTATGGATGAGAAAGCTGCAGGTCAGGAGGGTGCGGGTGAGGTGATTGTGTGCTTGTCCACAGAAGTTTCCCCCGTGCCGTGCACAGGATCCGGGGACTTCTCCACAGCTGTAGGCCAGTCATCCACATGGCCTGTGGATAACCAGATTGGCGGACGGTGCCCACGGGCCTACCGTGGTCCGGCACCCGCCGCCTGTTCCGGCTTGAGAAATCGTCCGAACTCGACGCGCCGTAACCGGAGTCGGGCGTATCGATTGTCAGAGCTGTGCCGTAAGAAAGAACAGCACAGCAAGGTCCGCGCCGCGGACGGGAGGAGGTGCCGGGTGAGCATTCCCGAGCCCATGGAAGACCCCTGGGCGGACTCCGGTCCCAGCGACCTGCTGCCGGCCGCCCGCTCCCGGCGGGGCGAGGGCAAGGGACGCGGCCGCGGCGACCGTCAGGAACGCGACGACGACGGCGGCTCCTGGTCCGGCGGTTTCGAGCGCGTCCCCCCGCAGGACCTGGACGCCGAGCAGTCCGTGCTCGGCGGCATGCTGCTGTCCAAGGACGCGATCGCGGATGTCGTCGAGGTCCTCAAGGGCGAGGACTTCTACCGTCCCGCCCATGAGCTGGTCTTCCAGGCGATCCTCGATCTGTACGCCAAGGGGGAGCCCGCCGACCCGATCACCATCGCCGCGGAGCTGACCAAGCGCGGCGAGATCGCGCGGGTTGGCGGCGCCTCGTATCTGCACACCCTGGTCCAGTCCGTACCGACCGCCGCGAACGCCGAGTACTACGCCGAGATCGTCCATGAGCGGGCGGTGCTGCGCCGGCTGGTCGAGGCCGGCACCCGTATTACGCAGATGGGGTACGCCGCGGACGGCGATGTCGACGAGATCGTCAACAGTGCCCAGGCGGAGATCTACGCCGTCACCGAGCAGCGGACCAGTGAGGACTACCTTCCGCTCGGCGACATCATGGAGGGCGCCCTCGACGAGATCGAGGCGATCGGCTCGCGCCAGGGCCAGATGACGGGCGTGCCGACGGGCTTCACCGACCTGGACTCCCTGACGAACGGCCTGCACCCCGGCCAGATGATCGTGATCGCGGCCCGTCCCGCCATGGGTAAGTCGACTTTGGCGCTGGACTTCGCGCGGGCCTGCTCGATCAAGAGCAATCTGCCGAGCGTGATCTTCTCGCTGGAAATGGGACGCAACGAGATCGCGATGCGTCTGCTGTCCGCCGAGGCACGGGTGGCGCTGCACCACATGCGCTCCGGCAGCATGACGGACGAGGACTGGACGCGGCTGGCCCGCCGCATGCCGGACGTCTCCGCCGCGCCGCTGTACATCGACGACTCGCCGAACCTGTCGATGATGGAGATCCGCGCGAAGTGCCGCCGGCTCAAGCAGCGCAACGAACTGAAGCTGGTGGTCATCGACTACCTCCAGCTGATGCAGTCCGGCGGCTCGAAGCGCGCCGAGAGCCGTCAGCAGGAGGTCTCGGACATGTCCCGAAACCTCAAGCTGCTGGCGAAGGAGCTGGAGCTCCCGGTCATCGCGCTCTCCCAGCTGAACCGTGGCCCCGAGCAGCGCACGGACAAGAAGCCGATGGTCTCCGACCTTCGTGAATCGGGTTCGATCGAGCAGGACGCCGACATGGTCATCCTGCTGC is a window of Streptomyces caniferus DNA encoding:
- the rpsR gene encoding 30S ribosomal protein S18; translation: MAKPPARKPKKKVCVFCKEKISYVDYKDTNLLRKFISDRGKIRARRVTGNCTQHQRDVATAVKNSREMALLPYTSTAR
- the rplI gene encoding 50S ribosomal protein L9, whose product is MKIILTHEVSGLGTAGDVVDVKDGYARNYLVPRGFAIRWTKGGEKDVEQIRRGRKIREIATIEQANEIKGRLEGVNVKLAVRAGDAGRLFGSVTPADVASAIKAAGGPDVDKRRVELGSPIKTLGAHQISVRLHAEVVAKLGVEVVAA
- a CDS encoding trypsin-like serine peptidase; the encoded protein is MRSLASKSVLPLTFIVIVAAAVVGYASEEADTSSDRVSGHSSFGKSGEAGQDPQDQDPAATAPADDGSAYTPRRTEQNARVGAVFEKDDSGDHFCTASVVQSPGRNMLITAAHCAFDADAGTTVDDLVFAPDYRDKDEPTGLWKVKKVIVDDRWAKSQDEDLDVAFLVVDKKKGKEIQDVLGGNTLGIDRGFHNEVKITGYPTSRDTPISCQNRTTKYSDTQLRIQCTDFEGGTSGSPWLADYDPKSHTGTVIGVLGGHEGGGDEDDVSYAAYFDDDIAKLYRRAQDED
- a CDS encoding MATE family efflux transporter, coding for MTQAPATPRRTDRRHDREIIALALPAFGALVAEPLFVMVDSAVIGHLGTPQLAGLGVAAALLTTAVSVFVFLAYATTAAVARRVGAGDLPAAIRQGMDGIWLALLLGAAVIAAVLPTAPWLVEAFGASATAAPHATTYLRISALGIPAMLVVLAATGVLRGLQDTRTPLYVAIGGFSANAALNVCLVYGAGLGIAGSAWGTVIAQCGMAAVYLAVVVRGARRHGASLRPDAAGIRASAQAGVPLLVRTLSLRAVLMIATAVAARLGDAEVAAHQIVLTLWSLLAFALDAIAIAGQAIIGRYLGAEDRDGARAACRRMVQWGIASGLVLGVLVALARPLFIPLFTSDPAVQGPLLSTLLVVAVTQPVSGVVFILDGVLMGAGDGPYLARAMVVTLALFAPAALAVPVFGGGLAALWWAMALMMTVRMLTLWLRTRSGRWIVTGASR
- the dnaB gene encoding replicative DNA helicase; protein product: MEDPWADSGPSDLLPAARSRRGEGKGRGRGDRQERDDDGGSWSGGFERVPPQDLDAEQSVLGGMLLSKDAIADVVEVLKGEDFYRPAHELVFQAILDLYAKGEPADPITIAAELTKRGEIARVGGASYLHTLVQSVPTAANAEYYAEIVHERAVLRRLVEAGTRITQMGYAADGDVDEIVNSAQAEIYAVTEQRTSEDYLPLGDIMEGALDEIEAIGSRQGQMTGVPTGFTDLDSLTNGLHPGQMIVIAARPAMGKSTLALDFARACSIKSNLPSVIFSLEMGRNEIAMRLLSAEARVALHHMRSGSMTDEDWTRLARRMPDVSAAPLYIDDSPNLSMMEIRAKCRRLKQRNELKLVVIDYLQLMQSGGSKRAESRQQEVSDMSRNLKLLAKELELPVIALSQLNRGPEQRTDKKPMVSDLRESGSIEQDADMVILLHREDAYEKESPRAGEADLIVAKHRNGPTATITVAFQGHYSRFVDMAQT